Genomic segment of Myxococcus stipitatus:
CGTGCTGACGCGGGTGGAGACGGAGCTGGGGTCGGGGTGGACGCTGCGGCTGTTGGAGGTCCCGGGGACTTTCTCGGTGGGCGCACGGACGCGGGAGGGGCAGGAGCTGTCGCTCGAGTCGTGGCGCGAGGTGTTGGATGGCGAGGGGCTGGTGAGTGTCCGCGCCATGGACCTGGGGGGCATGGGCCCTGGGGAGCTGCCGGACTATGTCTCCGCGGCCTTCGCGAACTCGGAGGCGCTGGTGCTGGACGTGCGCACGCAGCGCGGCGCGGGCCTGTACCAGTTGGAGGTGGGGTTCAGCGGCTCGTCGCTCATCACCTCGCGGCAGTTCGTGGACTTCGCGCGGGCGCAGCCGGGCGTGGAGCGGGTGATGGAGGCGCTCTCCCATGTCATCACGGACTCCAATCTGATGAACCAGCGTCCCGCGGTCTCTCCGGGACAGGTGGGGACATATCTGGGCTCTCGCGAGGGCGCGGCGGTGTTCGACCTGGTGGGGAGCGACTTGCTGCGGGAGCTCCAGGCGGCGGTGCTGCGCGGGGGCCGGGAGGTGGTGATTGCCGAGGACTTCCGTTCCTTCTTCCAGACGTTGGACCCGGATGACTTCGAGCGGAGCCTGCTGCCGCCGGAGCGGCTGGCGGAGTTCGTGCCGTCGGACGAGCGGGTGTACTTGTCGGGCGAGGACTTCGGGCGGGACTTCGTGACGTTGGTGGAGGCGCAGCCCTTCGCGGAGGACATCTGGAGGCGCGCGGCGGAGACCCTCAACCGGTTCCAGGGGGAGGAGGCCACGCCGTACACCGCGGAGTCGCTGCGGGACTTCCTGAGGACGGCGGAGGGGCCGGCGCTGCAGGGGATTCCGTCGGGGAACCTGATGGAGGAGCTCCAGATGGGCTGCAAGGCGCATGGCGCGGAGCTCGTGGTGCCGGAGGGGGTGCGGGAGCGGGTGAGCGCGGCGGGGCCGACGAAGGAGGAGCGGGCGAAGGACCCGGGGTTGATTCCGGAGCGGGAGCGGCTGCGGCTGGTGCCGAATCACTCGGGCTATCAGGTGTATGTGTTCAACGCGCTGAAGGTGGCGCGCTCGCCGCTGTTGTCGCCGCGAGGGACGACGGACACGCGCGCGGAGCTGTTGCAGGGCCTGCGGGAGGCGGAGGACTTCGCGCAGCGGAAGGGTTCGCTCTTCGCGGAGGCGTTCCGGCTGGCGCGAGTCGTGTTGGAGGGGACGGGCTTCCAGCTTCGCGAGGCCACGCCGGAGCGGCTGGCGGCGGTGCGCGAGGTGTTCCGAGGGGCGGAGCTGGGGGAGAGGGCGTGGGAGGCGTTCGAGCGCCGCATGGGGTTGCTGGCGTTGTTCCAGGTGTTCCCCTCATCGGAGGAGCGGCTGAGGGGGCTGGTGGCGTGCTCGGTGGCGGATGTCTTTGGAGGGATGGGCTCGTGGAACGACGAGTTCTTCGAGTCCGACGAGGACCAGGCCTGGTACGAGCGGGTGACGCAGCGGCTGTTCCGCGCGCTGCGTGAGTACTTCGTGACGGTGGTGAACGCGAGCTGAGGGGTTACTCGTCGCGGTGGACGGTGCTGGGGGAGAAGGCGGGGAGGCAGATGGCGACGTATTCAGCGCCCTCGGGTTCGGGGGTGCTGTAGCGGACCCATTCGCCGGGCTCGCAGATGACGGACTGGCCGCCGTGGACGTCGAGGAAGCCGTTCTTGTGTTCGACGCGGAGGACGCCGGAGAGGACGAGGGTGATTTCCTTGAACTCGGGTGTCTGACCGGGCTCCAGCCAGCCGCCGGGGCTGGTCATGTGCGCGACGCTGACGTCGGAGGTCTTGGTGGTGGCCTTTCCGACGTACTCGTGGATGAGCTTGGGCTTGTTGCCAACGGCCGTCACGCGCATGGGAGTGGGAATCAGGGTCGGCATGGAAGGCTCAGGGGAGACTGCGGGGAAGTGTCTCGGCGAAGCAGGTTACCGCACGCGGTGCGAGCACTCCCACGGTTTCCCCGCGTGAAGCCGGGCTCCGTGCGCGAATGAGTACAGCCTTGCCGCATCCGTTCAGCGTGAGCAGTGCGGACGACGTGTTCAGCGTCGTCTGGCTCAGTCTTGGGTGTGGGCGCGCTGCAGCTCTGCGATGAACTCCGCTGCGTTCAGGTGACGCTCGTCGGGCTCGATGCTGGTCGCGCGGCGCAGGACATTTTTGATGGGGAGGGGGCACGAGAGCTGCTCGAAGAAGCGCTCGGGGGTCCGCATCAGCTGGTGGAAGGGGAGCTCGGCTCTGTGGAACCCGAAGATGGCCGTCATGCCCAAGCTGTAGACGTCTGCCCTGGCGTCGGCGTCTTGGGGGCGTTCGAGGCACTCGGGTGCTGCGTACACGAGTGTCCCCATGGCTCCTGTGCGAGTGCCCCCCGTCGTGTCGGCGGCACCCACGAGGTCGAAGTCGGTGAGCAGGGGCTGCGCTTGTTCGTTGAGGAGGATGTTCGCGGGCTTCACGTCGCGGTGGACGATTCCCTTCTCGTGCGCCAGCGCGAGGGCTTCGCCGACACGGAGGATGATGCGGATGACCTGCTCCGGCGTGAGGGCCCGCTGGAGCACGGCTCTGTGGAGGCTGCCTCCTGCGACGTACTCCATGACGAAGTAGTGGAAGCCACCCTCTTCGCCGTGTTGCTCCAGGACCTTGACCACGGACGGATGGGGAAGCTCCGCCATGCGGCGAGCGCCTCGGAAGAATCGCTCCCGTCGCTCGGGATCTCCTGCGAGGTTCGTGTGCAGCACTTTGATGGCGACGGTGTTCTGAGTCGTCTGGTCGAGGGCTCGCCAGATGGTGCCAAAGCCGCCGCGGCCGACGGCCTCAATCAACAAGTAGCGGTCATCCTTGCCCAGCGAGCCTCCTGCTCGCAGTTGGCCACCTTCACGAAGTTGGCGACGCAGTGAGAGGATTTCTTGGTCGACGTGGGTGGTGCTGGTCTTTGCGGCTTGGAGTCGCTTCTTCCGGAGCTTGGCCCCTTCGAGCTGGGCGACCAGGTGTCGAGTCTGCTCATCCGGGTACTGGGGCGTCGTTGTCGGCTGAGCTGGCGCGGGCTCGGAGATGAAGAGCCCGTGGGCCAAGAAGTCGACGAGCACCACGGCGGCGGTGCGCGAGGCGAACTGGTGGAAGTGGTCGTTCTTGAACTGGTCGCCGAAGTCGGAGATGCCTCGGATGACCAGCCAGGGAATGCCTGCGCGGCGGCATGCGGCCACCAGCCCTGCGGCCTCCATCTCGCCGACCTCCACTCGGCCGTGCTGCTCTTCGCGGACGGACTGGAGCTTCGAGGGGTCTCTCAGGAGCTTCTCGCCGCTGGCGATGGTCGCTGCACGCGCAGAGAGGCTTGAGGCGACGTGGTCGCGGAACTCCGCCTCTTGGCCCGCGGAGGGTTTGGGAGGCGCTCCACCCAAGTCACGAAAGCGCGCGTTGAGCCGTGCTTCGTTGGGGCGATAGGTGACGACGTCCTGGTTCATCGCGTGTGGGAGGCGGTCAATCTCAGGACGCTGCTCGAAAGTCGGTGCGCCACCCTGGGCGGAGGGAAGTAGGGCCCCAGGCTCGTAGGCGACGACGCGTTCGGAGAGGACGACGTCTCCAATTCGGACCTTGCCCCTGATTCCAGCGGCAATGCCCATGAGAATCAGTACGCGCGGCTGGTGCTTCTCGATGATGTGGGAGGCCGCGGCAGACGCATCGTAGTTGCCAGCGCCGCCAATGCAGGTGACGAGGAGCCGATAGTCTCTTTGCGTCAGCTGGGAGCGCAGCGAGCTGCGGAAGGAGATGGTTCCTCGCTCGTCTCTTTCGCGCTCCGTCTCTCGGATGCCGAGCGTTTCGAGGACGGCGAAGAGCTCTGGCTGGATGACCGTCATGATGGCGACGTCCAAGCCAGAGGGGGCAGGTGCGCGCACCTGCTGGGGGGCCTGCTGCGGCAGCGGGGGCGCGTCGGGGCTCGGAGGGGGCGCTCCCTGAAAGTCTCTGAGCCACTGCTGCACCAGCGGGTGCTGGGTTGGGGCTTCAGCCCACGCAGGCCATGGCTCGTGAGAAAAGGTCCTGAGGAGCGCGAGCCCCGATATCTCGAAGTCCCACAGGTAGCCCTGTTTGACAGAGCGCATGATGGTGATGGGGCCGGTGGAGGGCTGAATCAGCCTCAAGAAGTCGGCCAGGACGGCATTGAGAGCGATGGGCTCCTTCAGGGAGAAGTACTCGACGGCGACTTGCCACTCGTTCTTGTCCGTCGTGATGGCTGTGGCCGTCACACGCCCCAGGGCTCGAATCCTCTTCGCGTAGTGGATGAGAAGATCCCCAGGCCTGAGCTGACTGACCCGCGTCCAGTGCGCGAACTCACCGCCACTGCGGTTCTTCTGCGGCGCGCGGATGTAGCCCCCCTCTCTCGCGGCGTCGTAGGTGAAGCCCTGGTTGACCCAGAAGACTCGCGGGAGCTCTGGCGGGGAGGCGGTGTCGGCTTCAGGGGGAGCGGAGTCCACAGTCACGTTTTGCATTGAACACCGGGGCTCTCGCTTCGGGAAGGCAAACCCCGTGAATGCCCCCTTGTTGGAGGCGCCTGTGGAGGGCTGGGGGCCTTCATGACTCGGGGGCATTCATTGCGCTGCGACTGGCAGTCTGGAGGTGCTGGAGGTGTGCATGCACTGGAGGCGATGCGGTCCGGTGGCTTCGTTGTGGGTTCTGTGGCTGCTGGCGGGCTGTGCTTCGGCTCCACATGCTCTGGGGAACGGACGAAGCCTGGGCTTCACGCCGAGCAGTGCCGCGGACTCGGAGTCGGGTGCTCCGGCACGTGGCTCGCGCTCCCGTGCGGACCCTGAGCAACCCCAGCGCCTCCATCGACGTGTGCATTCGCGTGACAGTGCGACGCGTGTGCGGCCGGGTGTCGGGGCTGAGTCGGTGGAGGCGGATGCGCAGGGCGCCTTGCTGACGCGTCAGGCGGTTCTTGATGCGGTGGGGGAGGTGACGCTCTCGCTGGATGGGGTGGAGGGTTCGCTTACCGAGTTGGCGAACCGTCCTCCGTCTCTCGGTGGATGGGGGCTCACTGGGGTGTTTGCTCGCTACGTCGAGCATGGCTCGCATCAGGTGGTGTGGCTCCGAGGGGCTCTCGGGAGCGCCACCACGCTGGTGGATGTGGCCGCGGACGTGGGTGATTCGAGCATGGACCTGGGCCTGCTTCGCATGACAGGCCCCAAACTCCAGGCCGCGATGTTCGGGACGTTGCTGCTGGCCACCTGGGTCGATTTCCTTCAGCTCTCCGATGCCGTGCTCCGGCACTGTCCGATGTGCAGTGTGGAGAAGTTGTTCGTGGACCTGCACCGAGTGCGGGGCTTGATGGAGCCCACGCTGAAGGACCTTGCGTCATTGGAGCCGGAGCGGGTGGAAGCGGCTGCGACCGCGATGCCCGAGTTGATGGGGAAGCTGACTCAGGAGTTCGCCACGCTTCAGGCCGAGACCCGCGCCACTTTGAAGTTGGGTGAGAAGGTCATCGCGGCGGCGCAGGCGCTGGAGATGCTGACGATGATTTCAACGCTGCGGATGTCGCTGCCCCGACTGCCTCCGGCGGCACCCATGACGGTTGGCATGGGCTTCGTGATGCGCGCGGGTGGAGTGATGGCGGGCTCGCGAATCGTCGTCTCCGCGGAGTGGGTGGAGATGATGCGAAGGCTCGCGCAGGCGGGCGTCATCTCCCTTCCCGCCATCAGCGCGGCGGTTCGCATCCACGGCGGACAGGTGTTGATGGCCCAAGCGCATCAGGACCTACCCCAGGGCGTGCGAGACGCGCTCGGAGACAGTCCCGAGGTGCGAGGGATGAAGGTGACAGGCAGGGCAGGGGCGGGCATGTCCGAGGCCCCGAAGCATCACGTCCTGCCGCGTGAGCACCGCGAGTGGTTCGAGCAGCGGGGCTTCAAGGGCGACATGGACATCGACCAGTTCTGCGTGAGGCTCGAACGGGCGGACCACGAGGCGATTCATGGAGGCGGGAACTGGAAGCTGGGGCGCCTGTGGCCAGGAGAATGGAATCAGAGAATCATGACCGCTTTGCGCGAGGCAGAGGCCCGCACAGGGCGGATGTTGACGCCGAGCGAAATCCTGAAGCTCGTCGCGAAGAACATGCGGGACTATAGAGTCCCGATGAACTTCACCCCTGGGAGGGGGCGATGAGTGGCAGCGGCGCCTGGCAAGGCAACATCAGGGCACGACTCCATG
This window contains:
- a CDS encoding cupin domain-containing protein yields the protein MPTLIPTPMRVTAVGNKPKLIHEYVGKATTKTSDVSVAHMTSPGGWLEPGQTPEFKEITLVLSGVLRVEHKNGFLDVHGGQSVICEPGEWVRYSTPEPEGAEYVAICLPAFSPSTVHRDE
- a CDS encoding protein kinase domain-containing protein — translated: MQNVTVDSAPPEADTASPPELPRVFWVNQGFTYDAAREGGYIRAPQKNRSGGEFAHWTRVSQLRPGDLLIHYAKRIRALGRVTATAITTDKNEWQVAVEYFSLKEPIALNAVLADFLRLIQPSTGPITIMRSVKQGYLWDFEISGLALLRTFSHEPWPAWAEAPTQHPLVQQWLRDFQGAPPPSPDAPPLPQQAPQQVRAPAPSGLDVAIMTVIQPELFAVLETLGIRETERERDERGTISFRSSLRSQLTQRDYRLLVTCIGGAGNYDASAAASHIIEKHQPRVLILMGIAAGIRGKVRIGDVVLSERVVAYEPGALLPSAQGGAPTFEQRPEIDRLPHAMNQDVVTYRPNEARLNARFRDLGGAPPKPSAGQEAEFRDHVASSLSARAATIASGEKLLRDPSKLQSVREEQHGRVEVGEMEAAGLVAACRRAGIPWLVIRGISDFGDQFKNDHFHQFASRTAAVVLVDFLAHGLFISEPAPAQPTTTPQYPDEQTRHLVAQLEGAKLRKKRLQAAKTSTTHVDQEILSLRRQLREGGQLRAGGSLGKDDRYLLIEAVGRGGFGTIWRALDQTTQNTVAIKVLHTNLAGDPERRERFFRGARRMAELPHPSVVKVLEQHGEEGGFHYFVMEYVAGGSLHRAVLQRALTPEQVIRIILRVGEALALAHEKGIVHRDVKPANILLNEQAQPLLTDFDLVGAADTTGGTRTGAMGTLVYAAPECLERPQDADARADVYSLGMTAIFGFHRAELPFHQLMRTPERFFEQLSCPLPIKNVLRRATSIEPDERHLNAAEFIAELQRAHTQD
- a CDS encoding DUF2380 domain-containing protein; its protein translation is MRPGVGAESVEADAQGALLTRQAVLDAVGEVTLSLDGVEGSLTELANRPPSLGGWGLTGVFARYVEHGSHQVVWLRGALGSATTLVDVAADVGDSSMDLGLLRMTGPKLQAAMFGTLLLATWVDFLQLSDAVLRHCPMCSVEKLFVDLHRVRGLMEPTLKDLASLEPERVEAAATAMPELMGKLTQEFATLQAETRATLKLGEKVIAAAQALEMLTMISTLRMSLPRLPPAAPMTVGMGFVMRAGGVMAGSRIVVSAEWVEMMRRLAQAGVISLPAISAAVRIHGGQVLMAQAHQDLPQGVRDALGDSPEVRGMKVTGRAGAGMSEAPKHHVLPREHREWFEQRGFKGDMDIDQFCVRLERADHEAIHGGGNWKLGRLWPGEWNQRIMTALREAEARTGRMLTPSEILKLVAKNMRDYRVPMNFTPGRGR